A DNA window from Allokutzneria albata contains the following coding sequences:
- a CDS encoding GNAT family N-acetyltransferase, which produces MVDWVRLKLDADGFDETEFVPYLDRARASGVDFTTMTELDDRLALYELNKTCSADIPERGEFFTYDEYVANRIEVPSFRADGVVLALRDGRWIGMTMTGLYPGKDTAFTEMTGVLAEERGRGLSLALKVLSIRFVRASGFRWLRTFHHPRNFSAIGMNRRLGFVDD; this is translated from the coding sequence GTGGTGGACTGGGTGCGGCTCAAGCTGGACGCGGACGGGTTCGACGAGACGGAGTTCGTGCCCTACCTGGACCGGGCGCGGGCGTCCGGCGTCGACTTCACCACGATGACGGAGCTGGATGACCGCCTCGCGCTGTACGAGCTCAACAAGACGTGCTCGGCCGACATCCCGGAGCGCGGCGAGTTCTTCACCTACGACGAGTACGTGGCGAACCGGATCGAGGTGCCGAGCTTCCGTGCCGACGGTGTCGTCCTGGCGCTGAGGGACGGGAGGTGGATCGGGATGACGATGACCGGGCTGTACCCCGGCAAGGACACGGCGTTCACCGAGATGACCGGAGTGCTCGCCGAGGAGCGCGGCCGGGGATTGTCGTTGGCGCTCAAGGTGTTGTCGATCCGGTTCGTGCGCGCGTCGGGCTTCCGGTGGCTGCGGACGTTCCACCATCCCCGCAACTTCTCGGCCATCGGGATGAACCGTCGTCTGGGGTTCGTCGACGACTAG
- a CDS encoding class I SAM-dependent DNA methyltransferase, which produces MTEPDFLRDTRSSYDTIATAYDEQFAGWIDRKPVDRAVLSLFAELVRAKGNIEVVDVGSGPGYIARHLKSLGLDVFGIDLSREMVELARRRYPDIRFEEGSMTALDLPEGGLGGICAWYSTIHVPLDLLPGVFAGFRRALVPGGHLALGFQSGDEITHYDEGFGHAVSLDFYRRSPDLVAGLLTDAGFEVYARAEREADAGEKTRHGYLIARS; this is translated from the coding sequence GTGACTGAGCCGGACTTCCTGCGCGACACGCGCTCCTCCTACGACACCATCGCCACGGCCTACGACGAGCAGTTCGCCGGCTGGATCGACCGCAAGCCCGTGGATCGCGCGGTGCTGTCGTTGTTCGCCGAACTGGTGCGTGCCAAGGGAAACATCGAGGTCGTGGACGTCGGCTCCGGGCCCGGGTACATCGCGCGGCACTTGAAGTCCTTAGGGCTCGACGTTTTCGGCATCGACCTCTCGCGGGAGATGGTGGAGCTGGCGCGGCGCAGGTATCCGGACATCCGGTTCGAGGAGGGCTCGATGACCGCCCTCGACCTGCCGGAGGGCGGCCTCGGCGGGATCTGCGCCTGGTACTCCACGATCCACGTGCCGCTGGATCTGCTTCCCGGTGTCTTCGCCGGGTTCCGCCGCGCGTTGGTGCCGGGCGGTCACCTGGCCCTGGGCTTCCAGTCCGGTGACGAGATCACGCACTACGACGAGGGCTTCGGGCACGCGGTGTCGCTGGACTTCTACCGCAGGAGCCCGGATCTCGTGGCCGGTCTGCTGACCGACGCGGGCTTCGAGGTGTACGCGCGGGCGGAGCGCGAGGCGGACGCGGGGGAGAAGACCCGGCACGGGTACCTGATCGCCCGCTCCTAG
- a CDS encoding alpha/beta fold hydrolase, translating to MTHTFGDVRWRRLGEPGGTPVVLCHGTPFSSYVWRAVARVLARHHEVYLWDMPGYGSSAMFDGQDVSLAAQGRVFADLLDHWGLTEPLVVAHDFGGAVSLRAHLLHGADYRALALVDPVALAPWGSPFFRLVGEHAEVFEQLPPALHRALVREYVGSASAKGLHPDVLDQLVQPWLGEPGQGAFYRQIAQSDQRFTDEVQTRYPEIDLPVLICWGEQDSWIPIEKGHELAGLIPGARLEPIAGAGHLVQEDAPAELTAALLDFLPR from the coding sequence ATGACGCACACCTTCGGCGACGTCCGGTGGCGACGGCTCGGGGAACCGGGTGGAACACCTGTGGTGCTCTGCCACGGCACCCCGTTCTCCTCCTACGTCTGGCGGGCAGTGGCGCGCGTGCTGGCCCGCCACCACGAGGTGTACCTGTGGGACATGCCGGGCTACGGCAGCTCGGCGATGTTCGACGGACAGGACGTCTCCCTCGCCGCGCAGGGCCGGGTCTTCGCCGACCTGCTCGACCACTGGGGGCTGACCGAACCGCTGGTCGTCGCGCACGACTTCGGCGGAGCGGTGTCGCTGCGCGCCCACCTGCTGCACGGCGCCGACTACCGGGCCCTCGCCCTGGTCGACCCGGTCGCGCTGGCACCGTGGGGATCGCCGTTCTTCCGCCTCGTCGGCGAGCACGCTGAGGTCTTCGAGCAGTTGCCGCCCGCGCTGCACCGCGCACTGGTGCGCGAGTACGTCGGCTCCGCCAGCGCCAAGGGCCTGCACCCCGACGTCCTCGACCAGCTCGTCCAGCCGTGGCTCGGCGAACCCGGCCAGGGCGCCTTCTACCGTCAGATCGCCCAGTCCGACCAGCGCTTCACCGACGAGGTGCAGACCCGCTACCCGGAGATCGACCTGCCGGTGCTCATCTGCTGGGGTGAGCAGGACTCCTGGATCCCCATCGAGAAGGGCCACGAGCTGGCGGGGCTGATCCCGGGTGCCCGCCTCGAACCCATCGCGGGCGCCGGGCACCTGGTCCAGGAGGACGCGCCCGCCGAGCTGACCGCCGCCCTCCTGGACTTCCTGCCCCGCTAG
- a CDS encoding M55 family metallopeptidase yields the protein MRILISADMEGVTGVTYGGDVLPGSPGWQRFRPVFTGDVNACVEGLYAGGATEVIVNEAHSSQRNLLIEELDTRARMLTGRHKPLSMMQGVDSGVDGVVFIGYHAAAGQNGVLAHTYLENTVTGVYLDGVLASEGRLNAALAAEHGVPVLMITGDDRCCVDAESYVPEAERVAVKECVSRYAAICLPPAKSWELIRTGAERSMTRAGRVAPAPAPHRIEVEFDAAHLAMAAAVIPTVEQVDVLRVGFDAPDMTEAMKCFKIVCAIASGATEPGWG from the coding sequence GTGCGGATCTTGATCTCAGCGGACATGGAGGGCGTCACCGGGGTCACCTACGGCGGTGACGTGCTGCCAGGCAGCCCCGGATGGCAGCGCTTCCGGCCGGTGTTCACCGGTGACGTCAACGCCTGCGTCGAGGGACTCTACGCGGGCGGGGCGACAGAGGTGATCGTGAACGAGGCGCACAGCTCGCAGCGCAACCTTCTGATCGAGGAACTCGACACCAGGGCGCGGATGCTCACCGGGCGGCACAAGCCGCTGTCGATGATGCAGGGCGTGGACTCCGGCGTGGACGGCGTGGTCTTCATCGGCTACCACGCGGCCGCCGGGCAGAACGGCGTCCTGGCCCACACCTACCTCGAGAACACGGTGACCGGGGTCTACCTCGACGGCGTGCTCGCCAGCGAGGGCAGGCTCAACGCGGCACTGGCCGCCGAGCACGGCGTCCCGGTGCTGATGATCACCGGCGACGACCGCTGCTGCGTCGACGCCGAGTCCTACGTCCCCGAGGCCGAGCGCGTCGCGGTCAAGGAGTGCGTCAGCCGCTACGCCGCGATCTGCCTGCCCCCGGCGAAGTCCTGGGAGCTGATCCGCACCGGGGCCGAGAGGTCCATGACCCGCGCCGGGCGTGTCGCGCCCGCCCCCGCCCCGCACCGCATCGAGGTGGAGTTCGACGCCGCGCACCTGGCCATGGCCGCCGCGGTGATCCCCACCGTCGAGCAGGTGGACGTGCTGCGGGTGGGCTTCGACGCCCCTGACATGACCGAGGCGATGAAGTGCTTCAAGATCGTCTGCGCCATCGCCTCCGGCGCCACCGAGCCCGGCTGGGGCTGA
- a CDS encoding ABC transporter substrate-binding protein, whose product MSAGRRLAGFLSALVCGALLAAPVAVPAHAQQQQPGPVLRVGLLQNIDSLNPFLAVFQSSTELGRLMYDFLNVNAAKDNSPAPGLAEKWESSPDKLTWTYTIRSGAKWTDGTPITAKDAAFTFNLMMTNDAAATANGSFVSTFESVTAPDERTLVVKTKTPQATMLALDVPIVPEHLWSKVTDIGKFANDQMPVVGSGPFILTEHKPDQFIRLKANKDYWRGAPKIDELQFLYFKNSDAAVQALRKGEVDLINRLTPTQYQALGGDANITLNKAQGRRFSELLINPGAATRDNVAIGNGHPALKDVRVRKAISQGIDTKALVERVLKGFGEQGKGLIPPVFTDFHWEPAPAEMNKFDPAAANKALDDLGFRKGTDGVRIGTDGKPLKLRLYARNDRPNDVTSGEFIKQWMLDIGIAVDFTTISGNQMNEQTNTGNYDLAFSGWGTNPDPDYILSLSTCSQRPGADGKGGTTAAYMCDKTYDELYAKQLAEFDRAKRAELVKQAQARYNEVRPSLVLYYENALEAYRSDKFSGFTKQPEGNGVIREQNGVWGYYGATPAGAAESGGSNTGVLIGVVIAIVVLGGIAIVVISKRRKVSSDDRE is encoded by the coding sequence ATGTCGGCAGGTCGCCGGTTGGCAGGTTTTCTCAGCGCCTTGGTGTGCGGCGCTTTACTGGCGGCTCCCGTAGCCGTTCCCGCGCACGCCCAGCAGCAACAGCCGGGGCCGGTGCTGCGGGTGGGACTGCTGCAGAACATCGACTCGCTGAACCCGTTCCTCGCGGTGTTCCAGTCCTCGACCGAGCTCGGCCGGTTGATGTATGACTTCCTCAACGTCAACGCCGCGAAGGACAACTCGCCCGCGCCCGGCCTGGCTGAGAAGTGGGAGTCCTCGCCGGACAAGCTGACCTGGACCTACACCATCCGGTCCGGCGCGAAGTGGACCGACGGCACGCCGATCACGGCCAAGGACGCCGCGTTCACCTTCAACCTGATGATGACCAACGACGCGGCCGCCACCGCCAACGGCAGCTTCGTCAGCACCTTCGAGTCGGTCACCGCCCCCGACGAGCGGACGCTGGTCGTCAAGACCAAGACGCCGCAGGCGACCATGCTCGCCCTGGACGTGCCGATCGTGCCCGAGCACCTGTGGTCCAAGGTCACCGACATCGGCAAGTTCGCCAACGACCAGATGCCGGTGGTCGGGTCGGGGCCGTTCATCCTGACCGAGCACAAGCCGGACCAGTTCATCCGGCTGAAGGCGAACAAGGACTACTGGCGCGGCGCCCCGAAGATCGACGAGCTGCAGTTCCTGTACTTCAAGAACAGCGACGCCGCGGTGCAGGCCCTGCGCAAGGGCGAGGTCGACCTGATCAACCGGCTGACCCCGACCCAATACCAGGCGCTGGGCGGCGACGCCAACATCACGCTGAACAAGGCGCAGGGCCGCCGCTTCAGCGAGCTGCTGATCAACCCCGGCGCCGCCACCCGCGACAACGTGGCGATCGGCAACGGCCACCCCGCGCTCAAGGACGTGCGGGTGCGCAAGGCGATCAGCCAGGGCATCGACACCAAGGCCCTGGTCGAGCGGGTGCTCAAGGGCTTCGGTGAGCAGGGCAAGGGCCTGATCCCGCCGGTGTTCACCGACTTCCACTGGGAGCCGGCCCCGGCGGAGATGAACAAGTTCGACCCGGCCGCGGCGAACAAGGCGCTCGACGACCTCGGTTTCCGCAAGGGCACCGACGGCGTGCGGATCGGCACCGACGGCAAGCCGCTGAAGCTGCGCCTGTACGCGCGCAACGACCGGCCCAACGACGTCACCTCGGGTGAGTTCATCAAGCAGTGGATGCTCGACATCGGCATCGCCGTGGACTTCACGACGATCTCCGGCAACCAGATGAACGAGCAGACCAACACCGGCAACTACGACCTGGCCTTCTCCGGCTGGGGCACCAACCCGGACCCGGACTACATCCTGTCGCTGAGCACCTGCTCGCAGCGCCCCGGCGCCGACGGCAAGGGCGGCACCACCGCCGCGTACATGTGCGACAAGACCTACGACGAGCTCTACGCCAAGCAGCTGGCCGAGTTCGACCGCGCCAAGCGCGCCGAGCTGGTCAAGCAGGCCCAGGCCCGCTACAACGAGGTCCGGCCGTCCCTGGTGCTCTACTACGAGAACGCGCTGGAGGCCTACCGCTCCGACAAGTTCTCCGGTTTCACCAAGCAGCCCGAGGGCAACGGCGTGATCCGCGAGCAGAACGGCGTGTGGGGCTACTACGGCGCCACTCCCGCGGGCGCCGCGGAGTCCGGCGGTTCCAACACCGGTGTGCTGATCGGTGTCGTGATCGCCATCGTCGTGCTCGGCGGTATCGCCATCGTCGTGATCTCCAAGCGCCGCAAGGTGTCCTCGGACGACCGGGAGTAA
- a CDS encoding ABC transporter permease: MTDLLTPGEQTEPPASTGRRSSSGTLRFVLGKLGGAVVSVAFVAALGFLLFRVLPGDPVLTMTRGRPTTPEALAELRLRFGLDDPLWKQFLDYVGGLLTGDFGTSYAYSRPVGEMILERIGPTLLLVGTGTVLAVIIGMWIGIRGAWEHGSRFDRTTTSVALTLWSVPTFWLGLLLLMVTGNLFPSGGMVDPSTPKEFLPQLLDVGHHLVLPCITFVAVVYAQYQLVMRSSLLEEMGADYLNTARAKGMRDDMVRRKHAVPNAMLPAITLVFLHLGLVVQGAITVETVFSWPGLGLLLYEALSYPDLPLLQGVFTVLAGSVVAMNVVADLLYRVFDPRVRAV, from the coding sequence GTGACTGACCTGCTCACCCCGGGTGAGCAGACGGAGCCGCCGGCCAGCACTGGCCGGCGGTCCTCGTCTGGCACCCTCCGTTTCGTCCTCGGCAAGCTCGGCGGCGCGGTCGTCAGCGTTGCCTTCGTCGCGGCGCTGGGCTTCCTGCTCTTCCGCGTGCTGCCGGGTGATCCCGTCCTGACCATGACCCGAGGCCGTCCCACCACTCCGGAGGCGCTGGCCGAGCTGCGCCTGCGCTTCGGCCTCGACGACCCGCTGTGGAAGCAGTTCCTCGACTACGTCGGCGGCCTGCTGACCGGCGACTTCGGCACCTCCTACGCCTACAGCCGCCCGGTCGGCGAGATGATCCTGGAGCGCATCGGCCCGACCCTGCTGCTGGTCGGAACGGGCACGGTCCTCGCGGTGATCATCGGCATGTGGATCGGCATCCGCGGCGCGTGGGAGCACGGCAGCCGCTTCGATCGCACCACCACCAGCGTCGCGCTGACCCTGTGGTCGGTCCCGACGTTCTGGCTCGGCCTGCTGCTGCTGATGGTGACCGGCAACCTGTTCCCCTCCGGCGGCATGGTCGACCCGAGCACGCCGAAGGAGTTCCTGCCGCAGCTGCTGGACGTCGGCCACCACCTGGTGCTGCCGTGCATCACCTTCGTCGCGGTGGTCTACGCGCAGTACCAGCTGGTGATGCGCTCCTCGCTGCTGGAGGAGATGGGCGCGGACTACCTCAACACCGCCCGCGCCAAGGGCATGCGCGATGACATGGTGCGCCGCAAGCACGCCGTGCCCAACGCGATGCTGCCCGCGATCACGCTGGTGTTCCTGCACCTCGGGCTCGTGGTGCAGGGCGCGATCACCGTGGAGACGGTGTTCTCCTGGCCGGGGCTGGGCCTGCTGCTCTACGAGGCGCTGAGCTACCCCGACCTGCCGCTGCTGCAGGGCGTGTTCACCGTCCTCGCCGGGAGCGTGGTGGCGATGAACGTGGTCGCCGACCTGCTCTACCGGGTGTTCGACCCCAGGGTGCGTGCCGTATGA
- a CDS encoding ABC transporter permease yields MTQNQTPRGETPAALAWARRKEAASRAWKQFRVQRSGLAGLIALGVIAALAILAPVLTDSDQLDVTKVDGPSLGAPSGDYLLGTDENGRSVLLLTWWGARVSLTVGLSAALLSVVIGTVIGVLSAHFGGWVSAVLMRFTDFFLVLPSLVLAIALSTVLDRGLFTIILAIGLTSWPSTARLVRAQTLSVEARPYIERARALGGGHTHVITKHVLPSVLPLVFANTTLAVASAIIAESTLSFLGLGDPTQVTWGSMLKSAAGNGAVTTGAWWYLLPPGLGIVAVVLAFTLCGRALETVLNPRLRGER; encoded by the coding sequence ATGACCCAGAACCAGACCCCCCGCGGGGAAACCCCCGCTGCGCTCGCGTGGGCGCGCCGCAAGGAAGCCGCTTCCCGGGCGTGGAAGCAGTTCCGCGTCCAGCGCAGCGGCCTGGCCGGGCTGATCGCGCTCGGCGTGATCGCGGCACTGGCGATCCTGGCGCCGGTGCTGACCGACTCCGACCAGCTCGACGTGACCAAGGTCGACGGCCCCTCGCTGGGCGCGCCGAGCGGGGACTACCTGCTCGGCACCGACGAGAACGGCCGCTCGGTGCTGTTGCTGACGTGGTGGGGCGCGCGCGTCTCGTTGACCGTCGGCCTGTCCGCGGCACTGCTGTCGGTGGTCATCGGCACGGTGATCGGTGTGCTGTCGGCGCACTTCGGCGGGTGGGTGTCGGCTGTGCTGATGCGCTTCACCGACTTCTTCCTGGTGCTGCCGTCTCTGGTGCTGGCGATCGCGTTGTCCACGGTGCTCGACCGCGGGCTGTTCACGATCATCCTGGCGATCGGCCTGACGTCGTGGCCGAGCACGGCGCGCCTGGTGCGCGCGCAGACGCTGTCGGTGGAGGCCCGCCCGTACATCGAGCGGGCGCGGGCGCTGGGCGGCGGGCACACGCACGTGATCACCAAGCACGTGCTGCCCTCGGTGCTGCCGCTGGTCTTCGCCAACACCACGCTCGCGGTGGCCAGCGCGATCATCGCCGAGTCCACCCTGTCGTTCCTCGGCCTGGGCGATCCGACCCAGGTGACGTGGGGTTCGATGCTGAAGTCGGCGGCGGGCAACGGCGCGGTGACCACCGGCGCGTGGTGGTACCTGTTGCCGCCCGGCCTGGGCATCGTGGCCGTGGTGCTCGCCTTCACCCTGTGCGGAAGGGCCCTGGAGACCGTGCTCAACCCGAGGCTGCGAGGGGAGCGCTGA
- a CDS encoding ABC transporter ATP-binding protein, whose product MSALLELRDLTIDYRSRRGLVPAVRGVNLTLEAGQTLGMAGESGCGKSTLAMSVLRLLPKTAVIGGEVLLDGEDVRTMSWGRLRAVRWAGASVVFQGAMHALNPVLRIGDQLAEPITLHGGAGAKSNSPADVQRAVGELLERVGLPRRHAKAYPHELSGGQKQRVMIAMALACGPRLVIADEPTTALDVMVQAQVLTLLGELVRESGIGLMMISHDLSVLAQTCQRLAVMYAGRMVELGPSAQVMHESAHPYSKALAAAFPTVGDPASRMAPQGLPGDPPDPTNLPSGCPFHPRCPVSTVECEGTDVLLRQAGPEHQAACVRVPESVAETAGEPV is encoded by the coding sequence ATGTCGGCACTGCTGGAACTGCGCGACCTGACCATCGACTACCGCTCGCGCCGGGGCCTGGTGCCCGCCGTGCGCGGGGTCAACCTCACCCTGGAGGCCGGGCAGACCCTCGGCATGGCGGGCGAGTCCGGCTGCGGGAAGTCCACCCTGGCCATGTCGGTGCTGCGGCTGCTGCCCAAGACGGCGGTGATCGGCGGCGAGGTGCTGCTGGACGGCGAGGACGTGCGCACCATGTCCTGGGGCCGGTTGCGCGCGGTCCGCTGGGCGGGCGCGTCGGTGGTGTTCCAGGGCGCGATGCACGCGCTGAACCCGGTGCTGCGCATCGGCGACCAGCTGGCGGAGCCGATCACGCTGCACGGCGGGGCGGGCGCGAAGTCGAACTCGCCCGCGGACGTGCAGCGCGCGGTCGGGGAGCTGCTGGAGCGGGTCGGCCTGCCCCGGCGGCACGCGAAGGCGTACCCGCACGAGCTCTCCGGCGGGCAGAAGCAGCGGGTGATGATCGCGATGGCGCTGGCCTGCGGGCCGCGGCTGGTGATCGCCGACGAGCCGACCACCGCGCTGGACGTGATGGTGCAGGCGCAGGTGCTGACGCTGCTCGGCGAGCTGGTCCGGGAGTCCGGCATCGGGTTGATGATGATCAGCCACGACCTGTCGGTGCTGGCGCAGACCTGTCAGCGGCTCGCGGTGATGTACGCGGGCCGGATGGTGGAGCTGGGGCCGAGCGCGCAGGTGATGCACGAGTCCGCGCACCCCTACAGCAAGGCGTTGGCGGCGGCGTTCCCGACGGTCGGCGATCCGGCGTCGCGGATGGCGCCACAGGGCCTGCCGGGTGATCCGCCCGATCCGACGAACCTGCCGAGCGGCTGTCCGTTCCACCCGCGCTGCCCGGTGTCCACTGTGGAGTGCGAGGGCACGGATGTGCTGCTGCGCCAGGCTGGTCCTGAGCACCAGGCGGCGTGCGTGCGCGTTCCGGAAAGCGTCGCCGAGACCGCGGGGGAGCCGGTATGA
- a CDS encoding ABC transporter ATP-binding protein: MSELIRAEDLSVRFKARGGATARAVDGVDLTVRKGEIVALVGESGCGKTSLARSLLGLVQPAKGVIRFEGEPLPTTAKGLKAYRRQAQLVLQDPTGALNPRHSVYEAVAEGLRIHKVPGDERELVADALSRAGLRPPERYFLAFPHELSGGQRQRVVIAGALALQPKLLVADEPVASLDASVRGEILALLLKLRQELDLAALVVTHDLGLAWNIADRVAVMYLGRLVEVGPVEEVLTAPKHPYTQALLSVLSETEEPIVLSGEPPDPTRIPSGCRFHPRCPLVAAGLPEEMERRCRTQDVPILTAGGDSQVACHVATARAATT; the protein is encoded by the coding sequence ATGAGCGAGCTGATCAGGGCCGAGGACCTGTCGGTGCGGTTCAAGGCGCGCGGTGGGGCGACCGCCCGCGCGGTGGACGGTGTCGACCTGACGGTGCGCAAGGGCGAGATCGTGGCGCTGGTCGGCGAGTCCGGCTGCGGCAAGACGTCGCTGGCGCGGTCGTTGCTGGGCCTGGTCCAGCCGGCGAAGGGCGTGATCCGGTTCGAGGGTGAGCCGCTGCCGACCACGGCGAAGGGCCTGAAGGCCTACCGCAGGCAGGCTCAGCTGGTGCTGCAGGACCCCACGGGTGCGCTCAACCCCCGGCACAGCGTCTACGAGGCGGTGGCCGAGGGGCTGCGCATCCACAAGGTGCCCGGTGACGAGCGGGAGCTGGTCGCCGATGCCCTGTCCCGGGCGGGGTTGCGGCCGCCGGAGCGCTACTTCCTGGCGTTCCCGCACGAGCTCTCCGGTGGGCAGCGGCAGCGCGTGGTGATCGCGGGCGCGTTGGCGTTGCAGCCGAAGTTGCTGGTCGCCGACGAGCCGGTGGCATCGCTGGACGCGTCGGTGCGCGGGGAGATCCTGGCTCTGCTGCTGAAGTTGCGGCAGGAGCTGGATCTGGCGGCCCTGGTCGTCACCCACGATCTGGGCTTGGCGTGGAACATCGCCGACCGGGTCGCGGTGATGTACCTGGGCAGGCTCGTCGAGGTCGGTCCGGTCGAGGAGGTCCTCACCGCGCCGAAGCACCCGTACACGCAGGCGTTGTTGTCGGTGCTGTCGGAGACCGAGGAGCCGATCGTGCTCTCCGGTGAGCCGCCGGACCCGACGCGCATCCCGAGCGGGTGCCGCTTCCACCCGCGCTGTCCGCTCGTGGCCGCCGGGCTTCCCGAGGAGATGGAACGCCGCTGCCGCACGCAGGACGTCCCCATCCTCACCGCCGGCGGTGACTCCCAGGTCGCCTGCCACGTCGCAACCGCCCGCGCCGCCACAACCTGA
- a CDS encoding cytochrome P450 produces MVGAVISWPLLGHLPALARDPFAFLVSLGECGDLVRVDVGTLPVYVLTSPELIHQVLVTDARDYTKGRLFDRVRVLLGSGLVTADRETHHRQRRLIQPAFHRARLPGYAEVMRRRAQALVDSWRPGQVVAVDKAMHELSLATVTETMFSTEPTDAAIAEIHRSLPVISRNTAIRALTPKALDRLPIPAHRRFDTAAKRLRAVLDQIIGHYHDHHIDNGDLLSLLLATPMSDVQVRDELVTILTAGTETSAAALSWAFHHLGRHPEIAERVHAEVTGTDDLAKLTYTDRVLTEAMRLHSVPLVMRRALVPVRPGGRDLPAGTELVISPYALHRDPRWYPDPERFDPDRPRTAAFLPFGAGSRKCIGDTFARTEMMIVLATVLRRLHLEPVPGHRVREVFAGVPHPQSLPMIVQAR; encoded by the coding sequence GTGGTGGGAGCTGTGATCAGCTGGCCACTGCTCGGGCACCTGCCCGCCCTCGCCCGCGACCCCTTCGCCTTCCTCGTCTCGCTGGGCGAGTGCGGTGACCTCGTGCGCGTCGACGTCGGGACGCTGCCCGTGTACGTGCTCACCAGCCCGGAGCTCATCCACCAGGTCCTGGTCACCGACGCCCGCGACTACACCAAGGGCAGGCTCTTCGACCGCGTCCGGGTACTGCTGGGCTCCGGCCTGGTCACCGCCGACCGCGAGACCCACCACCGGCAACGCCGACTGATCCAGCCCGCCTTCCACCGCGCCCGCCTCCCCGGCTACGCCGAGGTCATGCGCCGCCGCGCCCAGGCGCTCGTGGACTCCTGGCGGCCCGGCCAGGTCGTCGCCGTGGACAAGGCCATGCACGAGCTGAGCCTCGCGACGGTGACCGAGACGATGTTCTCCACCGAGCCCACCGACGCGGCCATCGCCGAGATCCACCGCTCCCTGCCGGTGATCTCCCGCAACACCGCGATCCGCGCGCTCACCCCGAAAGCCCTCGACCGCCTGCCCATTCCGGCGCACCGCCGCTTCGACACCGCGGCCAAGCGGTTGCGCGCGGTCCTCGACCAGATCATCGGCCACTACCACGACCACCACATCGACAACGGCGACCTGCTGTCCCTGCTGCTGGCCACGCCGATGAGCGACGTCCAGGTCCGCGACGAGCTGGTCACCATCCTCACCGCCGGAACCGAAACCTCGGCCGCCGCGCTGAGCTGGGCCTTCCACCACCTCGGCCGGCACCCCGAGATCGCCGAGCGGGTGCACGCCGAAGTCACCGGAACCGACGACCTGGCGAAGCTGACCTACACCGACCGCGTGCTCACCGAAGCGATGCGCCTGCACTCGGTACCGCTGGTGATGCGGCGTGCCCTCGTGCCCGTGCGGCCCGGCGGCCGCGACCTGCCCGCCGGGACAGAACTGGTGATCAGCCCCTACGCCCTGCACCGCGATCCGCGGTGGTATCCCGATCCCGAGCGGTTCGACCCCGACCGCCCGCGGACCGCCGCGTTCCTGCCGTTCGGCGCCGGCTCCCGCAAGTGCATCGGCGACACCTTCGCCCGGACCGAGATGATGATCGTCCTGGCCACCGTCCTGCGGCGGCTGCACCTGGAACCCGTGCCGGGACACCGCGTGCGCGAGGTCTTCGCCGGAGTGCCGCACCCGCAGTCGCTACCGATGATCGTTCAGGCGCGGTAG